In a single window of the Amycolatopsis sp. cg5 genome:
- a CDS encoding fatty acyl-AMP ligase: MTEHILAAFQRLRTADPDRRLFTFVDEKGQNEASLTARQLGEAADRVVEALGEWGFRPGDRAILVYPPSLDFVGAFLGCLAAGVLPVPVYPPNPFKLKKDLATFTAIVDNSGARGALTSSLYDRSRTAGTVTSFFSKDTPSWPSLGWYRTDKKKAVSGPVTWHEPDLGDPVFLQYTSGSTSTPKGVVLTHGNLAHEVAANAADLGLGPDTRGVFWVPQYHDLGLISVICSTIAGNGRTTLMSPMTFLQRPSVWFDVMSRVGATHTAAPNFAFELAVRKTTPAQRAAWNLGSLKVVMSAAEPIRPSTVDAFFAAFADTGLKREIFYPAYGLAETSVSVSMGGRAELTVDKSALESGKVVAVPDGVTYLGCGRITKPGAVRIVDPATGARCGDGEVGEVWVDSPTKGLGYWGMDSDETFHARVDGEDGDYLRTGDLGFFHEDELFITGRLKDLIIVRGRNLYPADVEDCVRDAHPLVRPGGIAAFAVDHEQGERLVLFVETRQDKVTAADVDGIVEAVRRQVYEDHQLACHAVVVGKAGTVRKTTSGKVRRLACKQAFVSGEIEASAATIRVSVHQEA, from the coding sequence GTGACCGAGCACATCCTTGCCGCGTTCCAGAGGCTGCGCACGGCCGACCCGGACCGTCGCCTGTTCACCTTCGTCGACGAGAAAGGACAGAACGAGGCGAGCCTGACCGCACGTCAACTCGGCGAGGCGGCCGACCGCGTCGTGGAAGCCTTGGGGGAGTGGGGCTTCCGCCCCGGCGATCGGGCGATCCTGGTCTATCCGCCTTCGCTGGACTTCGTCGGCGCGTTCCTCGGCTGCCTGGCCGCCGGGGTGCTCCCGGTGCCGGTCTATCCGCCGAACCCGTTCAAGCTCAAGAAAGATCTCGCGACCTTCACGGCCATTGTGGACAACTCCGGCGCCCGTGGCGCGCTCACCAGCAGCCTGTACGACCGCTCGCGCACCGCGGGCACGGTGACCAGCTTCTTCAGCAAGGACACGCCGAGCTGGCCGAGCCTCGGCTGGTACCGCACCGACAAGAAGAAGGCCGTGTCCGGCCCGGTGACCTGGCACGAGCCGGACCTCGGCGACCCGGTGTTCCTGCAGTACACCTCGGGGTCGACGTCGACGCCCAAGGGCGTGGTGCTGACCCACGGCAACCTCGCGCACGAGGTCGCCGCGAACGCCGCCGATCTCGGGCTCGGGCCGGACACGCGCGGGGTGTTCTGGGTGCCGCAGTACCACGACCTCGGCCTGATCAGCGTGATCTGCTCGACCATCGCGGGCAACGGGCGCACCACGCTGATGTCGCCGATGACCTTCCTGCAACGCCCCTCGGTCTGGTTCGACGTCATGTCCCGCGTCGGCGCCACGCACACCGCCGCGCCGAACTTCGCGTTCGAGCTCGCGGTACGCAAGACGACCCCCGCGCAACGCGCCGCCTGGAACCTCGGCTCGCTGAAAGTGGTCATGTCGGCCGCCGAGCCGATCCGCCCGTCCACTGTGGACGCCTTCTTCGCCGCGTTCGCGGACACCGGGCTCAAGCGCGAGATCTTTTATCCCGCATACGGTCTCGCGGAGACCTCGGTGAGCGTGTCGATGGGCGGGCGCGCGGAATTGACGGTCGACAAGTCCGCTTTGGAGAGTGGCAAGGTGGTGGCGGTGCCCGACGGGGTCACCTACCTCGGGTGCGGCCGGATCACCAAGCCGGGCGCCGTCCGGATCGTCGATCCCGCGACCGGCGCGCGCTGTGGCGACGGTGAGGTCGGCGAGGTGTGGGTCGACTCGCCGACCAAGGGCCTCGGCTACTGGGGCATGGACTCCGACGAGACGTTCCACGCGCGCGTCGACGGTGAGGACGGCGACTACCTGCGCACCGGTGACCTCGGGTTCTTCCACGAGGACGAGCTGTTCATCACCGGCCGCCTCAAGGACCTGATCATCGTGCGCGGCCGCAACCTCTACCCGGCCGACGTCGAGGATTGCGTCCGTGACGCGCACCCGCTCGTGCGGCCCGGCGGGATCGCGGCGTTCGCCGTCGACCACGAACAGGGCGAGCGGCTGGTGCTGTTCGTGGAGACCAGGCAGGACAAGGTGACCGCCGCCGACGTCGACGGCATCGTCGAGGCCGTCCGGCGCCAGGTCTACGAGGACCACCAGCTCGCGTGTCACGCGGTCGTGGTCGGCAAGGCGGGCACGGTGCGCAAGACGACCAGTGGCAAGGTGCGGCGGCTCGCGTGCAAACAGGCGTTCGTCAGCGGGGAGATCGAGGCCTCGGCCGCCACGATCCGGGTTTCGGTCCACCAGGAGGCATGA